TTGGTGACCGACACGTCGGCCTGGGCGTCGGCGTCGCCCTCGGTGCTGGCCTCGTTGTTGTCAGGCGTGGTGTCGGTGGGTGACTCCATGGTCGCGGTGTTGTCCGCTGCACCGCGGAAGCCGACGGGCACCCGTCCGACGATGGTGACGGTGCGCGAGTCGCCGGGGCCGACGTCGCCGAGGACGCAGGTCACGACGTTGCCGGGGGTGATGGTGCATGGTCCGGTGGTGACGAGCTCGTCGATCTGGTCGATGACGTCGTCGGTGACGACGACGTCGCGGGCGACCGAGGGGCCGGCGTTGGTCACGCCGATCGTCCAGGTGACGTCCTGACCCGGCACCGGGTCGAGGGGCGTGGCGGTCTTGGTGATCGACACGTCGGCCTGAGCGTCGGCGTCGCCCGCAGTGCTGGCCTCGTTGTTGTCGGGGGTGGTGTCGGTGGGCGACTCGACGGTGGCCGTGTTGTCCACGGGTCCGGTGTAGGCGGCGGGCAGGTCGCCGGTGACGGTGAGGGTGAGGGACTCGCCGGAAGCGAGGTCGCCGACGTCGCAGGTGACGAGGTTGGCCGCGCCGACGTCGCATGGATCCGTGGCCACCAGAGCGGTGACGGCGTCGAGGACGTCGTCGGCGACCACCACGTCGCGCGCGACCGACGGTCCGGCGTTGCTGACGACCAGCGTCCACGTCACCGCCGCCCCTGGCACCGGGTCGGCCGGCGCGGCGGTCTTGGTGATGGACACGTCGGCCTGCGGTGCGGCCGTGCCGCTGGTGCTCGCCTGGTCGTTGCCGGGCGTGTCGTCGTCGGGCGAGCTGACCGTCGCGGTGTTGTCGAGGTCGCCGTCGAAACCGGCCGGGACTCGACCCGTGATGGTCACGGTGAGGGTCTCCCCGACGGGCATCGTGCCGACCTGGCAGGTCACGACGTTCCCGGTGGCCACCTCACAGGTCTCGGGCGTACGGTCCGAGGTCGCCGTCAGGTCGGCCAGCTGGTCGGCGACGTCGTCGCGGATGACGACGTCGGTGGCGACCGACGGCCCGGCGTTGGTGACGGTCACCGTCCAGGTCGTGTCGGCGCCGGGCACCGGGGCCGCCGGTGCCGCGGTCTTGGTGATCCCCAGGTTGGCGCTGGGCTCGGCGGTTCCCTCGGTCGAGGAACTGTTGTTGCCGGTGTTGGCGTCGGTCGGAGACGTGACCGTGGCGGTGTTGCCCAGGTCGCCGGTGAAGTCCGCCGGGACCCGGCCGGTGATCGTGACGGTGCGGCTCGCGTCGACGCCCCCCACACCGATGTCGCCGAGCTCGCAGGTCACGTCGTTGCCGGTCCCGACCGTGCAGGGGCGGCTCGCGGTCACGCCCGTGAGGGCTTCGACCACGTCATCGGTGATGACCGCGTCGCGGGCGACGGACGGGCCGGCGTTGGTGACAGTGACCGTCCAGGTGACGTCCTGGCCGGGCACCGGGACGGCGGGCGAGGCCGTCTTGATGATCGACAGGTCCGCTCCGGGAACGGTCGTCGGGTTGGCCGTGGCGGAGTTGTTGGCCGGGGTGTCGTCGGTCGGCGAGCTCGTCGTCGCGGTGTTGCTGAGCTCGCCGGTGAAGTCCGCAGGCACGCCACCCTCGAACGTGAGCACGACCTGGTCGCCCGGCGCGAGGTCGCCGAGCTCGCAGCCGACACGGTTGCCGGCGGCGACGGTGCACGGTGCCGTGGCGGTGAGGTCGGTGACCGCGTCGTTGACGTCGTCGTCGACGACCACGGCGCGGGCGACGGACGGGCCGGTGTTGCCGACCACGACGGTCCAGGTCACGTCCTCGCCTGGCACGGGGTTGCTCGGGGCGACGGTCTTGGTGATGCCCACGTTGGCGTTGGGGGCGGCGGTTCCGGTGGCCGTCGCGGCGTTGTTGCCGGGGGTGGTGTCGGTCGGCGAGTCGACCGTCGCGGTGTTGTCGAGCACGCCGGTGAACCCGGCCGGCAGGCCACCGGTGAGGGTGAGCGTGGTGCTGGCGCCGGGGGCGAGGTCGCCGAGGGCGCAGGAGACCTCGCCCGCGGCCACGGCACACGGGGCTGTGGCGGTCAGCCCCGTCAGGCGGTCGTCGACGTTGTCCTCGACCACCACGTCACGGGCCACCGACGGGCCGGCGTTGGACACCACGACCGTCCAGCGCACGTCGCGGCCCGGCACGGGCGAGGAAGGCGCCAGCACCTTCGAGATCGACACGTTGGCCGTCGGGGCGGCGAGGCCGTCGGCGCTGGCGGTGTTGTTGGCGGGGGTGGTGTCGGTCGGCGAGTCGACCGTCGCGGTGTTGTCGAGCACGCCGGTGAACCCGGCCGGCAGGCCACCGCTGAGAAGGAGCGTGGTGCTGGCGCCGGGGGCGAGGTCGCCGAGGGCGCAGGAGACGGCGTTGCCCGCGGCCACGGCGCACGGAGCTGTGGCGGTCAGCCCCGTCAGGCGGTCGTCGGCGTCGTCCTCGACCATCAGGTCACGGGCCACAGACGGGCCGGCATTGGTGACGAGGACCGTGTACGTCACCGGCTGGCCAGGGACGGGGGGGTTCGGGGAGAGCGACTTGGTGATCGAGACGTCCGCCGTCGGGGCCGCGGTCGCCCCGACCGTCGCGCTGTTGTTCGCGGGGGTGCTGTCGGTGATCGAGTCGACCGTCGCGGTGTTGTCCAGCGCCCCCGTGTAGTCCTCGGGCAGTCCGCCGGTGATAGTCACGACGACGCTCGAGCCGGGTCCGGTGGCGGGCAGGGCGCCGAAGGAGCAGGACACGACGTTGCCGGAGCCGGCGGCGCACGCGTCGGGGGCGTCGGCGGAGGTGACGCGGACGTCGACCAGGTCGTCGCTCACGTCGTCGCGCAGCGTGACACCCCGCGCGACCGACGGACCGTTGTTGGTGACGACCAGGGTGTACGTGACGTCCCGGCCTGGGACGGGCGGGGTCGGGGCGAGCGACTTGGTGACCGAGACGTCGGCCTGAGGGTCGGTCGACCCGCTGGCTGTGGCGGTGTTGTTGGCGGCGACGGGGTCGGTGGGCGAGCTCACGGTGGCGGTGTTGACGAGGTCGCCGGTGAAGCCAGGGGGCAGGTCGCCGACGACGGTGATCGTCACCGTCGTGGCCGGGTCCAGGTCGCCGAGCGCGCAGTCGACGAGGTTCCCGGTGACGCCGCACCGCTCCGGGGTGGTCCCGCTCGTCACCCGGACGCCTGCCAGGGCCGTCGGGACCGGATCCTCCACGGTCACGGACCGGGCCGTCGACGGCCCGTTGTTGGTGACGACGATCGTGTACCGCACCGGCTGGCCCGGCACTGGACGGAACGGGCTCACCGACTTGGTGACGGAGAGGTCTGCCCGCGCCGCGGGGGTGCTGGTCGCGGTCACGGTGTTGTTGTCCGGGGTGGTGTCGGTGGGCGAGCTGACGGTGGCGGTGTTGTCGAGGCGCCCGGTGGCGCCCGCGGGCAAGCCGGCGGTGAGGGTGATGGTGACGGTCGTGCCGGGGCCGAGGTCGCCGAGGGCGCAGGTGACGTCGTTGCCCGTGGCGACCGAGCACGGGTTGGGCGTCGACCCGGTGCCGGCGGTGAGTCCTGTGACGGTGTCGTCGACGTCGTCGCGCACGACGACGTTGCGTGCGGTGGAGGGTCCGTCGTTGCGCACGGTCACCGTCCAGGTGACCGGGCGGCCGGGGACCGGAGTCGCGGGAGTGACGGTCTTGGTGATCGACACGTCCGCCTGGCCGACCGGCGTGCTGGTCGCGGTCGCGGTGTTGTTGCCCGGGGTGGTGTCGGTGGGCGAGCTGACGGTGGCGGTGTTGTCGAGGCGCCCGGTGGCGCCCGCGGGCAAGCCGGCGGTGAGGGTGATGGTGACGGTCGTGCCGGGGCCGAGGTCGCCGAGGGCGCAGGTGACGTCGTTGCCCGTGGCGACCGAGCACGGGTTGGGCGTCGACCCGGTGCCGGCGGTGAGTCCTGTGACGGTGTCGTCGACGTCGTCGCGCACGACGACGTTGCGTGCGGTGGAGGGTCCGTCGTTGCGCACGGTCACCGTCCAGGTGACCGGGCGGCCGGGGACCGGAGTCGCGGGACTGACGGTCTTGGTGATCGACACGTCGGCGTCGGCGGTGACCGCTGTGGTCACGGTCGACTCGTTGTTGGCCGCGTCGGTGTCGATCGTGTCGGAGCTGATGCGTGCGGTGTTGGTGAGCGGCCCGGTGAAGCCCGGAGCCACGGTCGCCTCGATGCTGCCGATGACCCTCGCGGGCAGCCCGGCACGGAACTGCGGGCCCGAGCAGAAGACCGTCGGCGCGGTCGGGTTGTCCGACGTGCCCGGGTCGACGGGCTGGCGCAGCTCGCACTCCGCGGTGGCCGGAGTGCCCTGCAGCGTCGGGCGGTTGACGACCACGTTGGTGAGGCCGGCGGGCAGCTGGTCGATGAACTGCGTCAACCCGGCGTCCGAGGGACCGTTGTTGTAGGCCGACAGGGTGTACGTGATCCGCTGACCCGCCACCGGGGTCTGGTCGGAGACGGTCTTGACGATCTCGAGGTCGGTCTGACGCACGATGCCGGCGGTGGCGGTCGCGGTGTCGTTGCCGGCGACCGGGTCCGGCGTCGTCGTGGTGGTGCGGACGGTGTTGGCGAGCGTGGTGCCGGGGTACCCCGAGGCGAGGGTGCCGACGACCGTGATGACACGTTGTCCGGGAGCACGGTCGCCGAGGTCGCAGGTGACCTGCTGCCCGGCGATGGCGCACGGTGTCGTGGTGCCGTGGATCGCGGACGTGACGCTCACGCCGGCAGGCACCGTGTCGGTGACGACGACGTTGCGGGCGGTCGAGGGCCCGGCGTTGTTGAAGACGATGCTCCAGCTCACCTGGCGTCCGGGAACGAAGGTGTCGGTGTCCGGCGCCTTGGTGACCTGAACGTCCGCCTCGGCGGTCAGGTCGACGTCGACGCTGGCGGTGTTGTTGGCTGGGGCGGTGTCGCTGGTGGCTGTGGCGACGGTGGCCTCGTTGGTCCGGGTGCCCGGGGCCGCGGCGGCCGTGGTGGCCGAGTCGATGGTCACCACCACGGGTGTGCCGGGGCGGACGTCGCCGACCGCGCACTGCACCCGTTGGCCGGTGATCGTGCAGGTTCCAGCCGTGCTGGTGGCGGAGACCGGGGAGATGCCGACCGGCAGGACGTCGTCGACGGTGGCTGCGGACGCCACCGAGGGACCGTTGTTGACGACGGTGAGGGTGTAGGTGAGTCCCTCTCCCGCGGCCACGCGTGACGTGGAGGCGGTCTTGACGACCTGCAGGTCGGCGTCGGGCTCGACGGTGCTGGTCACCGATCCGGTGTTGTTGCCCGGGGTGGCGTCGGAGCTGCTGGTGACCGAGGCCGTGTTGGTCACCGGGGACTGTCGCTGTGGGTCGACGAGGACCCGGATGCGAGCCACCAGCGCGGCGTCGGTCGGCAGCAGCGCGACCCGACAGGTGACGGTCCGGTCCACCACGTCGCAGGTGCCGCCGGGGATGGTGGCGTCCAGTACGGTCAGGTCCGCGTCGAGCGTGTCGGTGACCACGACGGTGCGCGCGTCAGAGGGGCCGCCGTTGGTGACGGTCAGCAGGTAGCTGGACTCCGCACCCGGTACGAGGGTCACCGGGTCGGCCGCCTTGGCGAGACGTACGTCGGAGCGTTCGGCGACCGTGACCGAGTGGTCGTCGCTGTTGTTTCCGGGTGTCGGATCGGGTGTGCTCGCCGAGGCTGCCGCCGTGTTGACCAGCGTCGTTCCGGCCGTGAGGGCCGAGGAGACGGCCCCCACGACGGTGACGGTGACCTGGGCCCCTGGGGCGAGCGTGCCGACCTGGCAGACGACGTCGCCGTCGGTGGTCTGGCACACGATGCCCGCGGGCGTGCTGCTGGAGGACTCGAGGCTGGTGCCGGGCGGGAGACTGTCGACCAGCCGGACCCCGGTCGCGGTCGACGGACCGTCGTTGCGCACGGTGATGGCCCAGGCGCCGCTGGTGCCGGCCGTGACCGTCGCCGGGCCTGTCTTGGTCACCACGAGGTCGGCGCGCGCGACTACCTCGGTGGAGGCCGACGCGGTGTTGTTGTCGGTCGAGGGGTCGTCGGGAGTCACCGCGGACACCGACGCGTCGTTGGCCAGGGCCCCGGTCGCGGCCGAGGGCTGCACCGTGCCGGACACCACGATCTCGAAGTCAGCGCCCGGCGCCAGGGTGGGCGCTGTGCACGAGACGTCACCGGCCGTGACAGGCGCACAGGTCGCACCGGGCGTCGCAGTGGTGGCACTGACGCCGGTGACCCGGGCGGCCACCGTGTCCGTGATGGTCACGCCCGTGGCGAGCGAGGGGCCGCTGTTGCGCGCGGTGAGCCGCCACGTGACCGTGCCTCCCGCGACCACCGGGTTGGGGGTCACCGTCTTCGCCAGGGAGAGGTCAGCCTGCGCCGCGGTCGGCAGCACGTAGGTGGCGGTGTTGTTCCCTGCCGCCGGGTCAGGCGTCGGCGAGGACACCGATGCGGTGTTGCTGACACCGCGCGCGCTGCCGTCGGCGGGGGTCTGAGCGCGCACGGTGACTGTCGCACTCGCGCCCGCGGCCAGGTCTCCGACGGCGCAGGTCACAGTGGTGGGGTTCCCGGCGGCGGTGCACGTGCCCTGCGTGCTGCTCGAGCTGAGGTGGGTCAGCGGCGCGGGAACCGGGTCGCTCACCTGCACGGCGCGGGCCACCGAGGGCCCGCTGTTGATGACGACGATCGTGTAGGTGGCCGCTGTGCCGTCCACCACGGGGGCCGCGGACTTGGTGACCGCGAGATCGGCGCTGGCGGTGATCGCGACGGTCGTGGTGCCGGTGTTGTTCCCCGGCGCGGGGTCGGTGGTCGGCGAGGAGGCGGTGGCGCTGTTGATGAGCGTCCCGGTCGCGCCCGCGGCGAGCAGGCCGTCGATGGTGATCTGGACCGAGCGTCCTGCGGGTAGCGCACCGAGGGCGCACGACACGGTGCCGGCCGTGACAGCGCAGGAGCCGGCGGTGGCGGTGGCGGTGATAGCCGAGATGCTCGTGGGCACCACGTCGGCGAGCGTCACGGCGGCCGCGTCGGACGGGCCGTCGTTGGAGACCGTGACGACGTACTGGACCGGGCGACCCGCCACCACCGGTGAGGTCACGGCGCGCTTCGTCACGACGAGGTCGGCGCGCGGTGCGGTCGGAGTGATGGTGGCGCTGGCGGAGTTGTTGGCCGGCGTCGGGTCGGCGGTCGACGACGTGACACCGGCGGCGTTCGTCAGCGCGGTGCTTCCCGCGCTCGACGGCACAGTCGCGACAACGGTCACGCGCACCGTCTGGTTCGGTTCGAGCGCGCCGACCGTGCACGACACCTGGCTGCCGGTGATCGTGCAGGTGCCCTGGTCGGCATTCGCGGAGCGCACCAGCAGGGACGACGGCAGCGTGTCGGTGACCCGCACGGCAGCGGCGCGAGAGGCTCCGTTGTTGCTGGCAACCAGGGTGTAGGTGACGTCGTTGCCCGGGACGGGCGAGGTGGGGGTGGCGGACTTGGTGAGCGCGAGATCCGCCTGACGTACCACGCTGCTCGAGATGGAGGCGTTGTTGTTGGCCGGATTGGGGTCGGAGGTGGTGCTCGAGACCCGGGCGACATTGGTGAGCGACGTGGCGTCGGAGTCGGCGGGGACGCGCACCACGACGGTGACCGTCGCGGAAGCGCCGGGGGTAAGCGCACCGAGCCCGCACGTGAGGGTCTGGCCCACCACGGTGCACGACCCCGTCGTGGGGCTGCTCGAGACGTAGGTCGTGCCGCTGGGAAGGGTGTCCACGACCTGCACGCCCGCCGCGGAGCTCGGACCGGCGTTGCTGGTGGTCAGCGTGTAGGTCACCTGGTTGCCCGCGGTGACGGTATCTGGTGACGCGGTCTTGGTGATCGCGACGTCGGCCTCGTCGGCGACCGGGCTGGCGGTCTCCGTCGGCTGGTAGCTGTAGTCGCGACCGATCGTCTGGGCACGGTAGGCGAGCGTCGCCGTGTTGCGCACGGTCGTGCCGGCCGCCGCCGGGTCAACCCGCACCTGGAACGTCAACGTCGAGGTGTTGGCGGCGATCAGCGCCCCGCCGGTCGTCGCCGTGGCGTCGCGACCGATGCGCGCGCGAATCGTGCGACTCGCGGCGTCGTACTCGGCCTGGTCGTCGCCAGCCGCGTCCGTCTTGCCACCCTGGTTCCCACCAGCGGTGTAGCGGATCGATCCGGGGACGTACGTCGTGTTGGGCGGAAGGGGGTCGTTGACGACCGAGTTGACCGCCGCGTCGTCGCCCGTGTTGCTGAAAGTGAGGGAGTACTCGAGGACGTCACCGACCTTGGCGGGAGAGTTTCCCGACAGGTTCGTAACGCTCTTCGTGCCCTGGATGGTCGGGGCGTAGAGATCGATCTGCGTGGTGAGCACCGCCGGGTAGTAGAAGTCTCCGCTGGTCGCGAAGCGCACGTTGGCCGAGGTCGCGCCGTTGGGCACCACCCCCGGCGCGTCGACCACCTTGGCGTCGACTCCCAGGTTGTTGACCGAGCTCGGGTTGCGGTTGGTGAGGTTGACGCCGGCCGCACTGATCCGGCTCGTGAAGAAGTTGGCCGACGGGCTCAGCGCGTCGGCCAGGCGGGTGGTGCCGACCTGCAGGTAGTCACCGGTGATCCCGTTGTCGCCCTCGTAGGTGACCGTGCCGAACTTCGCGCCCACCGCGCCCGCCGGAGGCGCCAAGAAGCCCGAGATGGTCGTGTCGATGACGTCGTTGTTGGTCACGGCGGCGTAACCGCTGAAGACGGTAAGGTCACGCAGCGGAGCGCTCGGGTCCTCGATGGCGACGACCAGGCTCCAGCCGCCGTAGCGGTCGGCGCCGGTGGCTGCAGCAAGGTCGGCGCCCCAATAGGTGCCGGCGCCCGCGCCCTGCACCAGGGTGGTGACGTTCCTGTAGGCGGAGTAGTCGGTGTTGCCGCTCGTCTGGTTGTCGACCCGGTCGGCGGTGAGCGTCGAATAGCCAGCTGCTCCGGGAACACGGAGCTTGATCTGGTCGACGGCACCGGACGACGGCGTGCCGCCGGTGCCCGCCGTGCGAGCCGCACCCCAGAAGAGACCGGCGTAGATCACGCGCGCCCCGCTCGGGATGGTCAAGTTGGCCGACGAGGACCGCGTGGTACCGGGGTCGGAGTCGGCGTCGAGGTAGGTCATCGTGAAGTTGTTGTTGCTCGCGGCCGTCGTGCCGCTCTGCGCCTGCGTGCAGGCGAGCGCTGCGCCGCACGTCATAACGGTGTTCCCCGTGATCTGGATCGACCCGTTCGTCTGCTGGGAGAAGACGGACGTGAAGGGCCGGACCACCGCGGCGCCGGCCGGACCGGCCGGTGCCACCACGGCACCAGCGAGTCCCACGGCGACCAGAAACAGGGCCGCGACGACGCGGAGGGCCGTGGCCATGCGGACTCGCGTACTCGGCATCCAAGCGTCCTCACGGTCTGGAGGAGCCGCTCGGACGGATCAATGCCCGGAGAGAGCAGGAGCCGTCCGGGAGCCCCCGCGTATTGATGAGTAGAGCGTGCCTCACCATACGCGCGCGCGGCCCGTCTCGGCACTGCCCAATGTCGCCCTGCCGCGCTCGGCGTGTCTCACGTGCGGTCACGACGTCGGGGGGCGGCGCTCGCTGCGCGCGCGGGCGTAGGGTTGACGGCCGAACGCCACCGACCCTCACCGTGCTCGTGCCTCACACACTGCAGTGCGCAGTCACAACGCGAGCTTGCGTCGCCGGCGCTCGCCCTCATGCCCCGACCGACTGGTCGGCATGACACCGATGGATGGTCGCCGGCGGACCAAGGTCCCGCTTCCCCATGAACCCCTTAGCTCGACGTCGAGATTGCCGTTCCGTGGGTTGAGCCCATCACCATCGGCGTCCCCTGTGACCATCTCTGGGTCCCACCCACGGACTCTGCGGCGGCCAGCGCAGGACGACGC
Above is a genomic segment from Nocardioides okcheonensis containing:
- a CDS encoding DUF11 domain-containing protein, coding for MATALRVVAALFLVAVGLAGAVVAPAGPAGAAVVRPFTSVFSQQTNGSIQITGNTVMTCGAALACTQAQSGTTAASNNNFTMTYLDADSDPGTTRSSSANLTIPSGARVIYAGLFWGAARTAGTGGTPSSGAVDQIKLRVPGAAGYSTLTADRVDNQTSGNTDYSAYRNVTTLVQGAGAGTYWGADLAAATGADRYGGWSLVVAIEDPSAPLRDLTVFSGYAAVTNNDVIDTTISGFLAPPAGAVGAKFGTVTYEGDNGITGDYLQVGTTRLADALSPSANFFTSRISAAGVNLTNRNPSSVNNLGVDAKVVDAPGVVPNGATSANVRFATSGDFYYPAVLTTQIDLYAPTIQGTKSVTNLSGNSPAKVGDVLEYSLTFSNTGDDAAVNSVVNDPLPPNTTYVPGSIRYTAGGNQGGKTDAAGDDQAEYDAASRTIRARIGRDATATTGGALIAANTSTLTFQVRVDPAAAGTTVRNTATLAYRAQTIGRDYSYQPTETASPVADEADVAITKTASPDTVTAGNQVTYTLTTSNAGPSSAAGVQVVDTLPSGTTYVSSSPTTGSCTVVGQTLTCGLGALTPGASATVTVVVRVPADSDATSLTNVARVSSTTSDPNPANNNASISSSVVRQADLALTKSATPTSPVPGNDVTYTLVASNNGASRAAAVRVTDTLPSSLLVRSANADQGTCTITGSQVSCTVGALEPNQTVRVTVVATVPSSAGSTALTNAAGVTSSTADPTPANNSASATITPTAPRADLVVTKRAVTSPVVAGRPVQYVVTVSNDGPSDAAAVTLADVVPTSISAITATATAGSCAVTAGTVSCALGALPAGRSVQITIDGLLAAGATGTLINSATASSPTTDPAPGNNTGTTTVAITASADLAVTKSAAPVVDGTAATYTIVVINSGPSVARAVQVSDPVPAPLTHLSSSSTQGTCTAAGNPTTVTCAVGDLAAGASATVTVRAQTPADGSARGVSNTASVSSPTPDPAAGNNTATYVLPTAAQADLSLAKTVTPNPVVAGGTVTWRLTARNSGPSLATGVTITDTVAARVTGVSATTATPGATCAPVTAGDVSCTAPTLAPGADFEIVVSGTVQPSAATGALANDASVSAVTPDDPSTDNNTASASTEVVARADLVVTKTGPATVTAGTSGAWAITVRNDGPSTATGVRLVDSLPPGTSLESSSSTPAGIVCQTTDGDVVCQVGTLAPGAQVTVTVVGAVSSALTAGTTLVNTAAASASTPDPTPGNNSDDHSVTVAERSDVRLAKAADPVTLVPGAESSYLLTVTNGGPSDARTVVVTDTLDADLTVLDATIPGGTCDVVDRTVTCRVALLPTDAALVARIRVLVDPQRQSPVTNTASVTSSSDATPGNNTGSVTSTVEPDADLQVVKTASTSRVAAGEGLTYTLTVVNNGPSVASAATVDDVLPVGISPVSATSTAGTCTITGQRVQCAVGDVRPGTPVVVTIDSATTAAAAPGTRTNEATVATATSDTAPANNTASVDVDLTAEADVQVTKAPDTDTFVPGRQVSWSIVFNNAGPSTARNVVVTDTVPAGVSVTSAIHGTTTPCAIAGQQVTCDLGDRAPGQRVITVVGTLASGYPGTTLANTVRTTTTTPDPVAGNDTATATAGIVRQTDLEIVKTVSDQTPVAGQRITYTLSAYNNGPSDAGLTQFIDQLPAGLTNVVVNRPTLQGTPATAECELRQPVDPGTSDNPTAPTVFCSGPQFRAGLPARVIGSIEATVAPGFTGPLTNTARISSDTIDTDAANNESTVTTAVTADADVSITKTVSPATPVPGRPVTWTVTVRNDGPSTARNVVVRDDVDDTVTGLTAGTGSTPNPCSVATGNDVTCALGDLGPGTTVTITLTAGLPAGATGRLDNTATVSSPTDTTPGNNTATATSTPVGQADVSITKTVTPATPVPGRPVTWTVTVRNDGPSTARNVVVRDDVDDTVTGLTAGTGSTPNPCSVATGNDVTCALGDLGPGTTVTITLTAGLPAGATGRLDNTATVSSPTDTTPDNNTVTATSTPAARADLSVTKSVSPFRPVPGQPVRYTIVVTNNGPSTARSVTVEDPVPTALAGVRVTSGTTPERCGVTGNLVDCALGDLDPATTVTITVVGDLPPGFTGDLVNTATVSSPTDPVAANNTATASGSTDPQADVSVTKSLAPTPPVPGRDVTYTLVVTNNGPSVARGVTLRDDVSDDLVDVRVTSADAPDACAAGSGNVVSCSFGALPATGPGSSVVVTITGGLPEDYTGALDNTATVDSITDSTPANNSATVGATAAPTADVSITKSLSPNPPVPGQPVTYTVLVTNAGPSVARDLMVEDDADDRLTGLTATAPCAVAAGNAVSCALGDLAPGASTTLLLSGGLPAGFTGVLDNTATVDSPTDTTPANNTASADGLAAPTANVSISKVLAPSSPVPGRDVRWTVVVSNAGPSVARDVVVEDNVDDRLTGLTATAPCAVAAGEVSCALGDLAPGASTTLTLTGGLPAGFTGVLDNTATVDSPTDTTPGNNAATATGTAAPNANVGITKTVAPSNPVPGEDVTWTVVVGNTGPSVARAVVVDDDVNDAVTDLTATAPCTVAAGNRVGCELGDLAPGDQVVLTFEGGVPADFTGELSNTATTSSPTDDTPANNSATANPTTVPGADLSIIKTASPAVPVPGQDVTWTVTVTNAGPSVARDAVITDDVVEALTGVTASRPCTVGTGNDVTCELGDIGVGGVDASRTVTITGRVPADFTGDLGNTATVTSPTDANTGNNSSSTEGTAEPSANLGITKTAAPAAPVPGADTTWTVTVTNAGPSVATDVVIRDDVADQLADLTATSDRTPETCEVATGNVVTCQVGTMPVGETLTVTITGRVPAGFDGDLDNTATVSSPDDDTPGNDQASTSGTAAPQADVSITKTAAPADPVPGAAVTWTLVVSNAGPSVARDVVVADDVLDAVTALVATDPCDVGAANLVTCDVGDLASGESLTLTVTGDLPAAYTGPVDNTATVESPTDTTPDNNEASTAGDADAQADVSITKTATPLDPVPGQDVTWTIGVTNAGPSVARDVVVTDDVIDQIDELVTTGPCTITPGNVVTCVLGDVGPGDSRTVTIVGRVPVGFRGAADNTATMESPTDTTPDNNEASTEGDADAQADVSVTKTVAAAPVPGQTAAWTVVVTNAGPSTARDVTVEDDVLDDLENVTVAANLPGTPCSVGAGNVVFCLLGDLVPGSSATITVRGQVPASYTGAVDNTVTVASPTDTTPDNNEATTESDAAPSAAVSVTKVIDTARPVPGQQVRWRIEVTNAGPSTARDVVLTDDVPAAVSGVAATSGASPEECTVAVNAVDCDLGDLAPGTTRVVTVRGTLDASFTGDLSNTAKVATPTDATPGDNTATATTPTTPVADLSITKAMEPVRPVAGDDVAFTMVISNAGPSTARQVVVQDTLIESLASATASIVGGGACRVAGQQVTCELEALARMQSVTITVRATVDAGYRGEVANVATVASATTDPDQSNNTARVTETGTGSCVPDGRRGRVVVCPDLAIDKQASTAKAAPGDRVTWTVTVTNEGPSVARDVEVTDTLDADLDLVSVDVVVGTAEVLTSGRRVTGVFGVVRPHEKGVLRIVTQLVDDARGTVPNTAIAFTDDPDGGDVEVQDQADVQVLAEDDGGPSSNGGGDGGDGGDGDGGVLPDTGLPVEIVPLAALSVLLLALGAWMVRRSRPSRRE